The Thermocrinis sp. genome has a segment encoding these proteins:
- the thiL gene encoding thiamine-phosphate kinase encodes MKVSDLGEFGLIEHLKAKFSLAEVGDDTACVELADLKILLTCDTLLEGRHFLPFYPISTVGWKAVSATVSDIIANGGKPLYLLVSLLLPDVELKKVDELYEGMTKACEFYGTKIVGGNVVKAEKLGLDLFAVGQAERFVGRSSAKAGDGVFVSGTLGDSLAGLELLLMERKNYEDFELRLIERHLRPTARIDYLRHISKYANASMDISDGLASDIRHMAKRSGLRFNIFKEKLPLSKELYEFAKKHGKDPYAYALKGGEDYQLLFTHPPERMNPFLDMSQIGYVQEGEGVFVDNKPLEEYGFDHFRS; translated from the coding sequence ATGAAGGTCTCTGACTTAGGTGAGTTTGGACTGATAGAGCACCTTAAAGCTAAGTTTTCTTTGGCAGAAGTGGGAGATGATACAGCATGCGTAGAGCTTGCAGACTTGAAAATACTACTAACATGCGATACCCTTTTGGAAGGAAGGCACTTTTTGCCCTTTTATCCCATATCTACGGTAGGATGGAAGGCTGTTAGTGCCACGGTCAGCGACATAATAGCCAACGGGGGAAAACCTCTTTATCTACTTGTATCTCTTCTTCTTCCAGATGTGGAGTTAAAAAAAGTAGATGAGCTTTACGAAGGTATGACAAAAGCGTGTGAGTTTTACGGAACTAAAATAGTGGGGGGCAATGTGGTAAAAGCGGAGAAGCTGGGATTGGACCTTTTTGCCGTGGGACAGGCAGAAAGGTTCGTGGGCAGGAGCTCTGCAAAGGCTGGAGATGGTGTGTTCGTGAGTGGCACTTTGGGAGACTCCTTGGCTGGACTGGAGCTTCTTTTGATGGAAAGGAAAAATTACGAAGACTTTGAGCTAAGGCTTATAGAAAGACACCTAAGACCTACCGCAAGGATAGACTACCTTAGGCACATATCAAAGTATGCCAACGCAAGCATGGACATAAGCGATGGGTTAGCTTCCGACATCAGACACATGGCAAAAAGAAGCGGTTTAAGGTTTAACATCTTCAAGGAAAAGCTTCCCCTTTCAAAGGAGCTTTACGAGTTTGCAAAAAAACACGGAAAGGATCCCTACGCTTACGCCCTAAAGGGAGGGGAGGACTACCAGCTTCTGTTTACCCATCCACCGGAGAGAATGAACCCTTTTTTAGACATGAGCCAGATAGGCTACGTACAGGAAGGGGAGGGCGTTTTTGTAGATAATAAACCTTTGGAGGAGTATGGCTTTGACCACTTCAGAAGTTAA
- a CDS encoding sigma-54 dependent transcriptional regulator — MALTTSEVKSKVLIVEDDRGVGISLRTILEEEGYEVELVDCMKKAREIAQREYFHAVLLDLWLPDGNGLDFIKELKEYLPMSPIIVITGHGKTEHAVRSIKEGAFDFLEKPFSMEKLLLTLRKALELSFAPSEEEDIVGISKPIMALKGLINKVAKSSASVLILGESGVGKELVARRIHRLSQRKSFIDLNCANISDELFESELFGYEKGAFTSAVSRKHGKLELAHDGTLFLDEIGDLSPKSQAKLLRVLETKQFSRLGGNQVITSSFRLISASNKNLSEMVEKGLFREDLYHRISTIVIQVPPLRERLEDIPILIEHFLKKYACRKVFTEEALKVIKSQRWRGNVRELKNFVEKLCILHEGEEVSKADVEKFLGVGYEEDLSFLFSEQDLRTAKQAFEKLFIQKKLREYNNDVKKVAQVIGIDLSNLYRKIKLYRIEV; from the coding sequence ATGGCTTTGACCACTTCAGAAGTTAAAAGCAAAGTGCTTATAGTGGAGGATGACAGGGGAGTAGGCATAAGCCTGAGGACCATTCTGGAAGAAGAAGGCTACGAGGTAGAGCTGGTAGACTGTATGAAAAAGGCAAGAGAGATAGCCCAAAGGGAATATTTTCACGCAGTTCTTTTGGACCTTTGGCTTCCCGACGGCAACGGCCTTGACTTTATAAAGGAGCTAAAAGAATACCTTCCCATGTCTCCCATAATCGTAATAACCGGACATGGAAAGACAGAGCATGCGGTAAGGTCTATAAAGGAGGGAGCCTTTGACTTTCTGGAAAAACCCTTTTCTATGGAAAAACTGCTTTTGACTTTAAGGAAAGCCCTTGAGCTTTCCTTTGCACCCTCGGAAGAAGAAGACATAGTAGGAATAAGCAAACCCATAATGGCCCTTAAGGGGCTGATAAACAAGGTGGCAAAGAGTAGCGCAAGCGTTTTGATACTCGGAGAGAGCGGCGTGGGAAAGGAGCTAGTGGCAAGGCGTATTCACAGGCTTTCCCAGAGAAAGAGCTTTATAGACCTAAACTGTGCCAACATCTCTGACGAGCTTTTTGAATCGGAGCTTTTTGGTTATGAAAAGGGAGCTTTTACCTCTGCGGTTTCAAGAAAACACGGAAAGTTGGAGCTTGCCCACGATGGAACGCTGTTTTTGGACGAGATAGGGGACCTAAGTCCCAAATCTCAGGCAAAGCTTCTGAGAGTTTTGGAAACAAAGCAGTTTAGCAGACTTGGTGGAAATCAGGTGATAACTTCAAGCTTTAGATTAATAAGCGCATCAAACAAAAACCTATCGGAAATGGTAGAAAAGGGCCTATTTAGAGAAGACCTCTATCACAGAATATCAACCATAGTCATACAGGTCCCCCCTCTTAGGGAAAGATTAGAGGATATACCGATTTTGATTGAACACTTCCTCAAAAAGTACGCCTGTAGGAAGGTATTTACTGAGGAGGCTTTAAAAGTTATAAAAAGTCAGCGCTGGAGAGGAAACGTAAGGGAGCTGAAAAACTTCGTAGAAAAGCTCTGCATACTTCACGAAGGAGAAGAGGTTTCAAAGGCTGATGTGGAAAAGTTTCTTGGAGTAGGCTACGAGGAGGACCTAAGTTTTCTGTTTTCGGAACAAGACCTGCGCACTGCCAAACAGGCTTTTGAAAAGCTGTTCATCCAAAAGAAGCTAAGAGAGTATAACAACGACGTAAAAAAAGTAGCCCAGGTTATAGGCATAGACCTTTCCAATCTATACAGAAAGATAAAGCTTTACAGAATTGAGGTTTAA
- the bioA gene encoding adenosylmethionine--8-amino-7-oxononanoate transaminase — translation MEYKTLERWDKEYFWHPFTQMKVYREEENLIFERGEGAYLYDVKGRKFIDAISSLWCNVHGHNHPKINQAILEQLSKVAHTTTLGSSNVPAILLAKKLVDISPECLTKVFYSEDGAEAVEIAIKLAYQYWKNKGQKRKTFITLSQAYHGDTLGAVSLGGIDLFHGTYKDIVFETIKLPSPYLFCKERYGGLTEECRGDLLAMLESILKERDDVVAVSLEAGIQGAAGMLPFPRGFLAGVRELTKKYDVLMIVDEVATGFGRTGTMFYCEQEQVCPDFMCLGKGITGGYLPLAATLTTEEVFEAFLGEFGQMKHFYHGHTYTGNNLACAAALANIEIFEEEKTLEKLRPKIEYLSERLKEFWELDFVGDVRQLGFMAGIELVKDKEKGIPFPYGERTGFKVAYKCRERGVFLRPLGDVMVLMMPLVVEKEHIDQVIDALKWAIQGLKK, via the coding sequence ATGGAATATAAAACCTTAGAGCGCTGGGACAAGGAATATTTTTGGCATCCCTTTACCCAGATGAAAGTGTACAGAGAAGAGGAGAATCTGATATTTGAAAGGGGAGAAGGAGCTTATCTATACGACGTTAAAGGTAGAAAATTTATAGATGCCATATCTTCCCTTTGGTGCAACGTCCATGGACACAACCACCCAAAGATAAATCAGGCTATTTTGGAGCAACTGAGCAAGGTTGCCCACACTACAACCCTCGGAAGCTCAAACGTGCCAGCTATCCTTCTTGCCAAAAAGCTGGTAGATATATCTCCTGAGTGTTTGACCAAAGTTTTTTACTCGGAGGATGGAGCGGAGGCGGTGGAAATAGCCATAAAACTTGCCTATCAGTATTGGAAAAACAAAGGTCAAAAAAGAAAGACATTCATAACCCTTTCCCAAGCTTATCATGGAGACACTTTGGGAGCGGTAAGCCTTGGTGGAATAGACCTATTTCATGGAACGTACAAGGACATAGTCTTTGAAACGATAAAATTACCCTCTCCTTACCTTTTCTGTAAAGAAAGATACGGAGGGCTTACAGAGGAGTGCAGAGGGGATCTTTTGGCTATGTTGGAGAGCATTCTAAAGGAAAGGGATGATGTGGTGGCGGTGAGTTTGGAAGCGGGTATTCAGGGAGCGGCTGGCATGCTTCCCTTTCCAAGGGGCTTTCTGGCTGGAGTTAGGGAGCTTACAAAAAAGTATGACGTTTTGATGATCGTGGATGAGGTAGCCACCGGCTTTGGAAGGACGGGGACCATGTTTTACTGCGAGCAAGAGCAAGTCTGCCCTGACTTTATGTGCTTAGGGAAAGGTATAACTGGGGGATATCTTCCCTTGGCTGCCACTTTGACAACAGAGGAGGTCTTTGAAGCCTTCTTAGGAGAGTTTGGTCAGATGAAGCACTTTTATCATGGACACACTTACACCGGCAACAACTTGGCTTGCGCCGCAGCTTTGGCTAACATAGAGATCTTTGAGGAAGAAAAAACTTTGGAAAAACTCAGACCAAAGATAGAGTATCTTTCGGAAAGACTAAAGGAATTTTGGGAGCTTGATTTTGTGGGAGACGTGCGTCAGCTTGGGTTTATGGCTGGAATAGAACTGGTAAAGGACAAAGAAAAGGGTATTCCTTTCCCATACGGAGAAAGAACGGGCTTTAAGGTTGCATACAAATGCAGAGAAAGGGGAGTGTTTTTAAGACCTTTGGGAGATGTGATGGTTTTGATGATGCCCTTGGTGGTAGAAAAGGAGCACATAGACCAGGTGATTGACGCTTTAAAGTGGGCTATACAGGGTTTGAAAAAATGA